In Amycolatopsis sulphurea, one genomic interval encodes:
- a CDS encoding iron-siderophore ABC transporter substrate-binding protein, whose translation MSPHPRSPRRPLVKAAAAALAVLFASACGTTEAPADAAATTAAKPSGPVTVTDERGQVRLPAPAAKVVSLEWGLTENLLALGVQPIGAADVKNYNVYDKVAPLPESTPDVGTRGEPSTDAIVALHPDLVVTTTDLPESVIAQIAGKVPVLALKGSDAADPIGYLRRTVTTLAEATGTQQQGGKLLADFDAKVAGGKDRLAKAGKTGAPFTMADGYATSGTVTVRMYTPGSFLGGVAKELGLANQWTGGGDKTYGLASTDVEGLTKITDPATTFVYAASDSEGDVFKMDLADNAVWKQQAFVKAGHVHRIPDGIWMFGGPKSASAYVDAVVDALS comes from the coding sequence GTGTCCCCACATCCCCGTTCCCCCCGCAGGCCGCTCGTGAAGGCCGCCGCGGCCGCGCTGGCCGTGCTGTTCGCCTCGGCCTGCGGCACCACCGAGGCCCCGGCGGACGCCGCGGCCACCACCGCCGCGAAACCGTCCGGCCCGGTCACCGTCACCGACGAACGCGGGCAGGTGCGCCTGCCCGCGCCCGCGGCGAAGGTGGTCTCCCTGGAATGGGGCCTGACCGAGAACCTGCTGGCACTGGGCGTGCAACCGATCGGCGCGGCCGACGTGAAGAACTACAACGTCTACGACAAGGTCGCCCCGCTGCCCGAGTCCACTCCGGACGTGGGCACCCGCGGCGAGCCGAGCACCGACGCGATCGTCGCGCTGCACCCGGACCTGGTGGTCACCACCACCGACCTGCCGGAGAGCGTGATCGCGCAGATCGCCGGAAAGGTGCCGGTGCTCGCGCTGAAGGGCTCGGACGCGGCGGATCCGATCGGCTACCTGCGCCGCACCGTGACCACACTGGCCGAGGCGACCGGAACGCAGCAGCAGGGCGGGAAACTGCTGGCCGACTTCGACGCGAAGGTGGCCGGCGGGAAGGACAGGCTCGCCAAGGCGGGCAAGACCGGGGCGCCGTTCACTATGGCGGACGGCTATGCGACCTCCGGCACCGTCACCGTCCGCATGTACACGCCGGGTTCGTTCCTCGGCGGGGTGGCGAAGGAACTCGGGCTGGCCAACCAGTGGACCGGCGGCGGTGACAAGACCTACGGCCTGGCCTCCACCGACGTCGAGGGCCTGACCAAGATCACCGACCCGGCGACGACGTTCGTGTACGCGGCCAGCGACAGCGAAGGCGACGTGTTCAAAATGGACCTCGCGGACAACGCGGTGTGGAAGCAGCAGGCGTTCGTGAAGGCCGGGCACGTGCACCGGATTCCGGACGGTATCTGGATGTTCGGTGGCCCGAAGTCGGCGTCCGCGTATGTGGATGCGGTCGTCGACGCACTGTCCTGA
- a CDS encoding ABC transporter ATP-binding protein codes for MSLPRPDAPTLTGTALTLGYGADPVVRDAGVALRPGAVTVLIGPNGSGKSTLLRALARLHRPESGSVTVPGSGDAEVDARALSAKEFARRVSMLTQSRPTPGGVRVRDVVGYGRHPHRGRFGSGDPEGPAVVARAMRLTGVAAMAARPVGELSGGELQRVWLATCFAQDTGVMLLDEPTTFLDLRYQIETLDLVRDLADEHGVAVGVVLHDLDQAAAVADRIVLLSRGVVRADGRPDEVLTPELLTEVYGLRIEVYPDESGHVRTRPIGRHTTRTRTARSA; via the coding sequence ATGTCGCTTCCCCGGCCGGACGCACCGACGCTCACCGGTACCGCCCTGACCCTCGGGTACGGCGCGGATCCGGTGGTACGGGACGCGGGGGTCGCCCTGCGTCCCGGCGCGGTCACCGTCCTCATCGGCCCGAACGGATCGGGCAAGTCCACCCTGCTGCGCGCGCTGGCCCGGCTGCACCGGCCGGAGTCGGGCTCGGTCACCGTGCCGGGCTCCGGCGACGCCGAGGTCGACGCGCGTGCCTTGTCCGCCAAGGAGTTCGCCCGGCGCGTGAGCATGCTGACCCAGTCCCGGCCCACCCCCGGCGGGGTGCGCGTGCGCGACGTGGTCGGCTACGGCCGGCATCCGCACCGCGGCCGCTTCGGCTCCGGCGATCCGGAGGGACCCGCGGTGGTGGCGCGGGCGATGCGGCTCACCGGCGTCGCCGCGATGGCCGCCCGGCCGGTCGGCGAGCTTTCCGGAGGGGAACTGCAGCGGGTCTGGCTCGCCACCTGCTTCGCGCAGGACACCGGCGTGATGCTGCTCGACGAGCCGACCACCTTCCTGGACCTGCGCTACCAGATCGAGACCCTCGACCTGGTCCGCGACCTCGCCGACGAACACGGCGTCGCGGTCGGCGTGGTACTGCACGATCTCGACCAGGCAGCCGCCGTCGCCGACCGGATCGTGCTGCTCTCCCGCGGCGTCGTGCGGGCCGACGGCCGCCCGGACGAGGTGCTCACCCCGGAGCTGCTCACCGAGGTCTACGGCCTGCGCATCGAGGTGTACCCGGACGAGAGCGGGCACGTGCGCACCCGGCCGATCGGCAGGCACACCACCCGGACCCGTACGGCCCGCTCCGCCTGA
- a CDS encoding aminotransferase class I/II-fold pyridoxal phosphate-dependent enzyme translates to MAIGELATTPPIGPGWLVARIGERTARGVASTVSGLIRDGQVPPGTRLPTVRALAAELSVSPTTIAEAWSQLRTAGLIGTGRRRGTIVLEPPAAPAPGGVFSGWPAVDLEHGLPDPVLLPPLEDAVAAGVRTERPGGHDVLTARLRSAVRSDWPFPAESWTIAAGGHDGMLLACQAVARPGDTVALETPTAPWLLDLLRNSRIHVVGVPCDDDGPQPAALAAVLATHRPVAFIYQTRAQIPLGHSVPPQRIADLAAVLSEEDLAVIEDDDLGPLATAPPVSLGAHLPGRVLHVRSYCTAFGPELRSCVLGGPATLIDQVRRHRGPGWSSRILQNAQAFLLTDPGTAVLLHRAAHRYAQRRTALSDALREQGIPAFGRDGLGLWIPVAEESRTLIALAAKGISAGEGRRCYPASGPPHLRVATGQLPDDPALVADLARMIGRAVHRGRISSVE, encoded by the coding sequence GTGGCCATTGGCGAACTCGCGACGACTCCGCCGATCGGGCCGGGCTGGCTCGTCGCCCGGATCGGCGAGCGCACCGCGCGTGGCGTGGCGAGCACGGTCTCCGGCCTGATCCGCGATGGTCAGGTGCCGCCCGGCACGCGGCTGCCCACCGTGCGGGCGCTCGCCGCGGAGCTTTCGGTCAGCCCCACGACCATTGCCGAGGCGTGGTCGCAGCTGCGCACCGCGGGCCTGATCGGCACCGGCCGACGCCGGGGCACGATCGTGCTCGAACCCCCGGCCGCCCCGGCGCCCGGCGGAGTGTTCTCCGGATGGCCGGCCGTGGATCTGGAACACGGGCTGCCCGATCCGGTCCTGCTGCCCCCGCTGGAGGACGCCGTGGCCGCCGGGGTGCGCACCGAACGTCCCGGCGGCCACGACGTGCTCACCGCCCGGCTGCGGTCCGCGGTCCGCTCGGACTGGCCTTTCCCGGCCGAGTCATGGACGATCGCGGCCGGCGGGCACGACGGGATGCTGCTGGCCTGCCAGGCCGTGGCGCGCCCCGGGGATACCGTCGCGCTCGAAACGCCGACCGCCCCGTGGCTGCTGGACCTTCTCCGCAACTCCCGGATCCACGTCGTCGGCGTGCCCTGCGACGACGACGGCCCACAGCCCGCCGCACTGGCCGCCGTGCTCGCCACACACCGCCCGGTCGCGTTCATCTACCAGACCCGCGCGCAAATCCCGCTCGGGCATTCGGTGCCGCCACAGCGCATCGCCGACCTCGCCGCAGTCCTGTCCGAAGAGGACCTCGCCGTAATCGAGGACGACGATCTCGGCCCGCTGGCCACCGCACCCCCAGTCAGCCTCGGCGCGCACCTGCCCGGCCGGGTGCTGCACGTACGCTCGTACTGCACCGCGTTCGGCCCGGAGCTGCGCAGCTGCGTGCTCGGCGGCCCGGCCACACTGATCGACCAGGTGCGCCGGCATCGCGGCCCCGGCTGGTCGAGCCGCATCCTGCAGAACGCGCAGGCGTTCCTGCTCACCGATCCGGGCACCGCCGTCCTGCTCCACCGCGCCGCCCACCGCTACGCCCAGCGCCGCACCGCTCTGTCGGATGCCTTGCGCGAACAGGGCATTCCCGCCTTCGGCCGAGACGGTCTCGGGCTGTGGATCCCGGTCGCCGAGGAGTCCCGCACCCTGATCGCCTTGGCGGCCAAGGGCATTTCGGCCGGCGAGGGCCGGCGATGTTATCCGGCTTCAGGTCCGCCGCATCTGCGCGTGGCGACCGGGCAGCTTCCGGACGACCCGGCGCTGGTGGCGGATCTGGCCCGGATGATCGGGCGTGCCGTGCACCGGGGCCGGATTTCCAGCGTGGAGTGA
- a CDS encoding FAD-binding protein, whose protein sequence is MIDDARATRTNWAGNLTYRAREIRTPRTVEEARELVARAPRVKALGSRHSFNAVADSPDGLQLDLSALDVPTTIDPAAASVTLGGGVRYGDVVKQLDEAGFALANLASLPHITVAGSVATGTHGSGQHQPGLASAVSAVELLTADGELRTFSRTGDPDVFPGLVVNAGALGVLTRLTLDLEPAFQVRQDAFDALPWQAAIEHFDEIQAAGYSVSMFTNWARDVVDQVVLKNRVPAEVPRTLFGAVPADGPRHPAHAAGISAENTTVQGGVPGPWYDRLPHFRVGFAPSVGAELQSEYFVPRASAAAVFEALRGIGDRIAELALVSEIRTLAADDLWLSPGYRSDRVALHFTWRPRQPEVEALLPLMEERLAPFAVRAHWGKLVHGKPLEPGHRGLPKFRELAGRLDPAGKFRNPFLDWALFDTQG, encoded by the coding sequence GTGATCGACGACGCGCGTGCCACCCGGACGAACTGGGCCGGGAACCTCACCTACCGGGCCCGCGAGATCCGCACTCCACGCACCGTCGAAGAGGCCCGGGAACTGGTCGCGCGGGCTCCCCGGGTCAAGGCGCTCGGCAGCCGGCACTCCTTCAACGCAGTGGCCGACAGCCCGGACGGCCTCCAGCTCGACCTGAGCGCGCTCGACGTGCCCACGACGATCGATCCGGCCGCCGCCAGCGTCACCCTCGGCGGCGGGGTCCGCTACGGCGATGTGGTGAAGCAACTCGACGAAGCGGGCTTCGCGCTGGCGAACCTCGCGTCCCTGCCGCACATCACGGTGGCGGGCAGCGTCGCGACCGGTACGCACGGCTCCGGGCAGCACCAGCCCGGTCTCGCCTCCGCGGTGTCCGCGGTCGAACTGCTCACCGCGGACGGCGAGCTGCGCACGTTCAGCCGTACCGGCGACCCGGACGTCTTCCCCGGCCTGGTCGTGAACGCTGGCGCGCTCGGCGTGCTCACCCGGCTCACACTCGACCTGGAACCGGCGTTCCAGGTAAGGCAAGACGCGTTCGACGCGCTTCCGTGGCAGGCCGCGATCGAGCATTTCGACGAGATCCAGGCGGCCGGGTACAGCGTCAGCATGTTCACCAACTGGGCACGCGACGTCGTCGACCAGGTGGTACTGAAGAACCGCGTGCCCGCCGAAGTACCCCGCACCCTCTTCGGCGCCGTCCCCGCCGACGGACCCCGGCACCCGGCACACGCCGCGGGCATATCCGCGGAGAACACCACCGTGCAAGGCGGCGTACCCGGCCCGTGGTATGACCGGCTGCCCCATTTCCGCGTCGGCTTCGCCCCGAGCGTCGGCGCGGAACTGCAGAGCGAATACTTCGTCCCCCGGGCATCCGCCGCAGCCGTTTTCGAGGCCCTGCGCGGAATCGGCGACCGGATCGCGGAACTCGCACTGGTCTCGGAAATCCGCACCCTGGCCGCCGACGACCTGTGGCTGAGCCCCGGCTACCGCAGCGACCGCGTGGCCCTGCACTTCACCTGGCGCCCCCGACAGCCGGAAGTCGAAGCCCTGCTGCCGCTGATGGAGGAACGACTCGCCCCGTTCGCCGTCCGCGCGCACTGGGGCAAGCTGGTGCACGGCAAGCCGCTCGAACCGGGGCACCGTGGATTGCCGAAGTTCCGGGAGCTGGCCGGGCGGCTCGATCCGGCGGGGAAGTTCCGTAATCCGTTCCTGGATTGGGCGTTGTTCGATACGCAGGGCTGA